A window of the Lolium perenne isolate Kyuss_39 chromosome 7, Kyuss_2.0, whole genome shotgun sequence genome harbors these coding sequences:
- the LOC127312042 gene encoding protein FAR1-RELATED SEQUENCE 3-like, with product MINEYNVGHIKIFQDLWKSREKWVPVYFKNHFFPFIQTTARSEGTNALFKKGVGPQFSMTSFLREYQRIMDNMHANENELDHNATNKKVREKKFITQYYIERQAHELYNLAIFRKFQLVLNDVTRLQIREDVKGKMYWVFQAANYPVKEHRHREYLVQVNEETEDYSCICCKFDKDGLLCSHILKVMLQLQVNKIPDKYIIDRWRKRERKLLKHIVPPLNEDSIVLRFNVLSRMLGHTASNGSKNKRKYQYLLQEIPRLEAEMAKMDTDTYDMSAMGQNSSSRTVVNLDPTGESGTTIQLLDPNVADTKGRPRLLTIKERIKQNKFYTCSHCGSTNHTKKKCDKLHLVFNLPKKNRGKKKKKENEGTQKEGQEAEAVKSRDRTQD from the exons ATGATAAATGAGTACAATGTGGGACATATTAAAATATTCCAAGATCTTTGGAAAAGCAGAGAGAAGTGGGTACCAGTTTACTTCAAGAATCATTTCTTCCCATTCATACAAACAACGGCTAGAAGCGAAGGAACTAATGCATTGTTCAAGAAGGGAGTTGGACCACAATTTAGCATGACAAGCTTCTTGAGAGAATACCAAAGAATAATGGATAACATGCATGCAAATGAAAACGAGTTGGATCATAATGCAACTAACAAGAAAGTCCGGGAGAAAAAGTTCATCACTCAATACTACATTGAACGGCAGGCACATGAGCTGTACAATTTAGCAATCTTTAGAAAGTTCCAGCTAGTCCTAAATGATGTAACAAGACTCCAAATAAGAGAAGATGTTAAAGGGAAGATGTACTGGGTGTTTCAGGCAGCAAATTATCCTGTAAAAGAGCATAGGCACAGAGAGTACCTAGTACAAGTTAATGAAGAAACAGAAGACTATTCTTGCATCTGCTGCAAATTTGATAAAGATGGTCTTCTTTGCTCACATATCCTCAAAGTGATGTTGCAACTGCAGGTAAACAAGATCCCAGATAAGTACATAATAGACAGGTGGcggaaaagagaaagaaaacttCTGAAacatattgttccaccactaAATGAGGACAGCATAGTTTTAAGATTCAATGTTCTTTCTAGAATGTTAGGACACACGGCTTCAAATGGTTCTAAGAACAAAAGAAAATATCAATATTTGCTACAAGAGATACCAAGACTTGAGGCAGAAATGGCCAAAATGGACACAGACACATATGATATGTCAGCTATGGGGCAGAACAGCTCATCAAGAACAGTAGTCAATCTGGATCCTACAGGTGAAAGTGGAACGACAATACAATTACTTGACCCAAATGTTGCTGATACAAAGGGCCGCCCTAGATTACTGACTATAAAGGAAAGGATTAAGCAAAATAAGTTCTATACCTGCAGCCATTGTGGTTCTACTAATCACACAAAGAAAAAATGTGATAAGTTGCATTTGGTCTTCAATTTGCCAAAGAAGAACagaggaaagaagaagaagaaagaaaatgAAG GTACACAAAAAGAaggacaagaagctgaagcagtcAAGTCCAGGGACAGAACTCAAGACTGA
- the LOC127315422 gene encoding uncharacterized protein gives MFKSNMDGINCGTSCEPMSEQVKQSFHDKFGMILDGKIIDGIFETVQSLASSQFGNKNMLEILSHNVLQFLSNAHPCYKSNSTISPAIGCLAPQIHPLRKVMSRLSLHLPENNVPGPCQSDLISPIGRLNLSPSRGGMDAMKVPATTSMQNILPKASDGSKQAPIPVGDTTPEAILKADASPGVTITGTSSFKDKQKELAAKGDDVYNRTVHPRSSHVNKPMKIGVGSLHVVEEGVEVVDVDKFVQKQPAIVNGFVTLQPKNSLVFPLADNPRFPVSDDDIMHFCAIVELAYTDRIQKNYALKYHGVHCSFISLGQTLMRDGHIDNFLIPCFCRKLFEDNHPSKSGRHYFFSYVGESILDLSSPMQENIVRTSFLGAARASKGKRLDLSDRLFFPICHLDHWFSFVVDFKFKLFAFLDSFYSAKSDYQIAVRAPLIRNFTLLWKKIFNSDEPDFKKFSVMTPNMPRQGNAHDCGVFTMRSVEVFDPTKDLRKEFSKDDVLHLRIQYANRLFFHSGNTVDYSIVTNYYVKEDFVRQLR, from the exons ATGTTCAAGAGCAACATGGATGGCATTAATTGTGGTACAAGTTGTGAGCCTATGTCGGAGCAAGTAAAGCAGTCCTTTCATGATAAATTTGGTATGATTTTGGATGGAAAG ATTATAGATGGTATTTTTGAAACTGTTCAGAGTTTGGCGTCATCTCAATTTGGTAACAAGAACATGTTGGAGATTTTATCTCATAATGTTCTTCAATTTCTATCAAATGCACATCCTTGTTACAAGAGCAACAGCACCATTTCTCCAGCCATTGGTTGTCTTG CACCACAAATTCATCCTCTACGTAAGGTCATGTCCAGATTGAGTTTACACTTGCCTGAAAATAATGTTCCTGGTCCTTGTCAGTCCGATTTGATATCTCCCATCGGTCGTTTGAATTTGTCACCTTCTCGTGGTGGCATG gatgcTATGAAAGTACCAGCGACTACTTCAATGCAGAATATTTTACCAAAAGCATCTGATGGAAGCAAACAAGCTCCAATCCCTGTTGGTGACACAACACCTGAAGCCATTTTG AAGGCGGATGCATCACCTGGAGTTACTATCACTGGTACATCAAGCTTCAAGGATAAGCAAAAGGAGTTAGCTGCGAAGGGTGATGATGTTTACAACAGGACAGTGCATCCCAGATCGTCGCATGTCAATAAACCTATGAAAATTGGAGTGGGCAGCTTGCATGTCGTTGAAGAAGGTGTGGAGGTAGTAGATGTCGATAAATTTGTTCAAAAACAGCCTGCCATAGTCAATGGTTTTGTTACTCTTCAGCCGAAGAACAGTCTGGTCTTTCCTTTAGCAGATAATCCACGTTTCCCCGTATCTGACGATGATATCATGCATTTCTGTGCAATTGTTGAGCTGGCGTACACCGATCGAATTCAGAA GAATTATGCTCTTAAATATCATGGTGTCCACTGTAGTTTTATTTCACTTGGGCAGACGCTTATGCGTGATGGACACATTGACAACTTCTTGATCCCGTGTTTCTGTCGGAAGCTATTCGAAGACAACCATCCTTCAAAATCTGGGAGGCATTATTTCTTTTCATATGTTGGG GAAAGCATCCTTGATTTATCTAGTCCAATGCAGGAGAACATTGTCCGTACCTCATTTCTTGGTGCTGCTAGAGCCAGTAAAGGGAAAAGACTTGATTTATCAGATAGA TTGTTCTTTCCCATATGTCATCTCGATCATTGGTTTTCTTTCGTGGTAGACTTCAAGTTCAAGCTTTTTGCGTTTCTTGATTCGTTCTACAGTGCAAAATCGGATTATCAGATTGCAGTTCGTGCCCCCTTA ATTAGAAATTTTACACTTCTTTGGAAGAAGATATTCAACAGTGATGAACCTGATTTCAAGAAATTTAGTGTTATGACTCCCAACATGCCACGCCAGGGGAATGC TCATGATTGTGGTGTCTTTACAATGAGGTCTGTTGAAGTTTTTGATCCCACCAAGGACCTCCGCAAGGAGTTTAGTAAAGATGACGTTCTTCACTTGCGCATTCAGTATGCAAACCGTCTGTTCTTCCATAGTGGCAATACAGTTGATTATAGCATAGTTACCAACTACTATGTGAAG gaGGATTTTGTGCGTCAGCTTCGTTGA